The sequence below is a genomic window from Sulfitobacter sp. SK012.
AACAGCGTTGATGACGGGTCTCAGGATAGACTTCATCTATGGCGGCCCAGAACCCCATGGCACCATCTCCAATAGCAAGTTTCGGGGCGTTCATTCCCCGGCTTTTGAGGCTGAGGAGAGCCTCGCGCCAGCTCTGCGTGGACTCGCGCACCCCGTCCTCAATAGCCAAGAACCGCTTCTTGCCACGGGCTGTTACCCCCACAATCACAAGGGCGCAGAGCTTGTCATCCTCGCCCCGAAGGCCGCTGTGGACACCGTCAGCCCAGATGTAGACCAAGGGCTCATCGTCCAACGCTGCCTTTCTCCACTCGCCGTATTCGTTGGCCCAATCGCGCTTGAGCCGTGAGACCGTATTTGCCGACAATCCCGCCGCATCAGGGCCCAGAAGAACCTTGAGAGCCGAGCCCATTTCACCGCTGGAGATGCCCTTCAGATACAGCCATGGCAAGGCCGCTTCCAACGTTTTGGTTCTGCGCACGTACGGTGGCACCAGGGCCGAATGGAATGTCACGGGCTGGCCGTTTTTTGAGCGAACCTTGGGAATGCGCACGTTCACGGGGCCGATGCCCGTTTGGAACGGGCGCTCGGGATGATGCCCATTGCGCACAACAGTCGCATGACCGGCCTCAGTGCGCGCGGTGGTAAACTGAGACAGATAGCTTTCAAGCTCAGCTTCAACGGCTGTTGCGATCAATTGCTGCGCTCCTGTTCTCAATAAATCCGTCAGCGCGTCCGTGATCCCGTCTCGACGCGAAAAATCAACAATGTTAGTCGTTTCCATGGTGGTGTATCTCCTTCGGTTGGGCTGCTGTCTCGCAACAACAAATCAACCAGATACGCCGCCAACCTTCAAATCCCCCAAACACCAGATTCAGTCATAGCTCCCCATCCGAGGAGCTTGTTCATGATTAATCTCGAAAATGTAC
It includes:
- a CDS encoding IS256 family transposase; translated protein: METTNIVDFSRRDGITDALTDLLRTGAQQLIATAVEAELESYLSQFTTARTEAGHATVVRNGHHPERPFQTGIGPVNVRIPKVRSKNGQPVTFHSALVPPYVRRTKTLEAALPWLYLKGISSGEMGSALKVLLGPDAAGLSANTVSRLKRDWANEYGEWRKAALDDEPLVYIWADGVHSGLRGEDDKLCALVIVGVTARGKKRFLAIEDGVRESTQSWREALLSLKSRGMNAPKLAIGDGAMGFWAAIDEVYPETRHQRCWQHKTMNVLNCLPKLSQPKAKAAIHNIWQAETKDDAGKALDLFIKTYEPKYPKATLCLQKDREELMAFFDFPAQHWQSIRTSNPIESAFATIRHRTKRSKGCLSRDGMLHMMFKLGQCAEQNWRKLRGFDYLAKVITGVAFKDGIEATENSQIAA